One window of the Limibacillus sp. genome contains the following:
- a CDS encoding DUF309 domain-containing protein codes for MPDSAPLERAKAEGPARTDPDAWAENLPYRYGWRLYEEGFYWEAHEVWEAVWLACAPQSRERLLLQALIQLTNARLKAVMGQEKAVARLLAEVDRLRAEPGLQDAPVMAVSKERLAQLVSEIKTEHA; via the coding sequence GTGCCGGACAGCGCGCCCTTGGAGCGGGCCAAGGCCGAGGGGCCGGCCCGCACCGACCCGGATGCCTGGGCCGAGAACCTGCCCTACCGCTACGGCTGGCGGCTCTACGAGGAAGGCTTCTATTGGGAGGCGCACGAGGTCTGGGAGGCGGTCTGGCTGGCCTGCGCACCGCAGAGCCGGGAGCGGCTCTTGCTCCAGGCGCTGATCCAACTGACCAACGCGCGCCTGAAAGCGGTGATGGGCCAGGAGAAGGCCGTCGCCCGTCTGCTGGCGGAGGTGGACCGGCTGCGCGCCGAGCCCGGCCTGCAAGACGCGCCCGTCATGGCTGTCTCGAAGGAACGTCTGGCGCAGCTTGTAAGCGAAATCAAGACAGAACATGCATAA
- the otsB gene encoding trehalose-phosphatase — MALPELDKLETLAVFLDFDGTLVDLVDRPEDVEVTAQARSLLVRLSARLGGAVAIVTGREIEQIDAFLSSITLPVAGVHGVVRRGADGRYHDSHQATLPIERLASRLEPLLERAPELLLEPKGGSLALHYRARPDLEAVCLAAMERAIEDIDDAVLLHGKFVIEVKPEGRDKGLAIRDFMEEPPFSGRRPLYAGDDVTDEDAFGVVEALGGLTIKVGEGESSARYRAASPEALIEWLNKNLEACEA, encoded by the coding sequence ATGGCTCTGCCCGAGTTGGATAAACTGGAGACGCTGGCCGTCTTCCTGGACTTCGACGGCACCTTGGTCGATCTGGTGGATCGGCCGGAAGACGTTGAGGTTACTGCGCAAGCGCGCAGCCTCTTGGTGCGCCTCAGCGCGCGCCTCGGCGGGGCCGTCGCAATCGTGACCGGGCGCGAGATCGAGCAGATCGACGCCTTTCTCTCCAGCATCACGCTGCCAGTCGCGGGCGTCCACGGCGTTGTGCGGCGCGGCGCGGACGGGCGCTATCACGACAGCCATCAGGCGACGCTGCCGATTGAGCGTTTGGCCAGCCGTCTGGAGCCGCTGCTGGAGCGCGCGCCCGAGCTCCTGCTGGAGCCCAAGGGCGGCAGCCTCGCGCTGCACTACCGCGCGCGGCCTGATCTGGAAGCGGTATGCCTCGCCGCCATGGAGCGCGCCATCGAGGACATCGACGACGCCGTGCTGCTGCACGGCAAGTTCGTGATCGAGGTGAAGCCGGAGGGCCGTGACAAGGGCCTGGCGATCCGGGACTTCATGGAGGAGCCGCCCTTTTCCGGACGCCGCCCGCTCTACGCCGGGGACGACGTGACCGACGAGGACGCCTTCGGGGTGGTCGAGGCGCTCGGCGGCCTTACCATTAAGGTGGGAGAAGGGGAAAGCAGCGCCCGCTACCGCGCCGCCTCGCCCGAGGCCCTGATCGAGTGGCTGAACAAGAACCTGGAGGCCTGCGAAGCGTGA
- the otsA gene encoding alpha,alpha-trehalose-phosphate synthase (UDP-forming) produces the protein MSRLIVVSNRVADLEKGAQSGGLAVALGDALKKAQGLWFGWDGNILNGGRLATNVREQAGVTFATTPLTREEYEQYYLGYSNNVLWPTFHYRIDLTNFETAFVQGYRKVNQRMAQALAPLVTEGDTVWVHDYHLIPLAAELRTRGIEVPIGFFLHIPFPPPEILQTIPDHEWLVRSLFSCDVIGFQTSGDRGNFARYVRERAGGEETEGGRLKAFGRTVIAKAYPIGIDVEDFAAMAHAKQAEELIERMHRRSFERSLIIGVDRLDYTKGLPERLKAFRRLLELYPENRRQATLLQIAPPTREEVEAYTEIREELEGLTGAINGAFGNFDWTPVRYIHRAVPRDTLAALFRGSQVGLVTPLRDGMNLVAKEYVAAQDSEDPGVLVLSEFAGAAEDLIEALIVNPYDVDDMAAALQRAVTMPLEERRERHAKLMERVRTNDVIHWRERFLGDLYES, from the coding sequence ATGAGCCGCCTGATCGTCGTCTCCAACCGCGTCGCGGACCTTGAGAAGGGCGCGCAGTCCGGCGGCCTAGCGGTTGCGCTGGGCGATGCGCTTAAGAAGGCGCAAGGGCTCTGGTTCGGCTGGGACGGCAACATCCTGAACGGCGGGCGGCTCGCCACCAACGTGCGCGAGCAGGCGGGCGTCACCTTCGCGACCACGCCCCTGACCCGCGAGGAGTACGAGCAGTACTATCTCGGCTATTCCAACAACGTGCTCTGGCCGACCTTCCACTACCGCATCGACCTCACCAACTTCGAGACCGCCTTCGTTCAGGGTTACCGCAAGGTCAACCAGCGCATGGCCCAGGCGCTGGCGCCGCTGGTGACCGAAGGCGACACGGTCTGGGTCCATGACTACCACCTGATCCCGCTGGCCGCCGAACTGCGCACCCGCGGCATCGAGGTGCCGATCGGTTTCTTCCTGCACATTCCCTTCCCGCCGCCGGAGATCCTGCAGACCATTCCCGACCACGAGTGGCTGGTGCGCTCGCTCTTCTCCTGCGACGTGATCGGCTTTCAGACCAGCGGCGACCGCGGGAACTTCGCCCGCTACGTGAGGGAGCGGGCCGGTGGCGAGGAGACCGAGGGCGGCCGTCTCAAGGCCTTCGGCCGCACGGTGATCGCCAAGGCCTATCCCATCGGCATCGACGTCGAGGACTTCGCGGCCATGGCGCACGCCAAGCAGGCCGAGGAGCTGATCGAGCGCATGCACCGCCGCTCCTTCGAGCGCTCCCTCATCATCGGGGTGGACCGCCTGGACTACACCAAGGGCCTGCCCGAACGGCTCAAGGCCTTCCGCCGCCTGCTGGAGCTCTATCCCGAGAACCGGCGGCAGGCGACCCTCTTGCAGATCGCACCGCCGACCCGTGAGGAGGTCGAGGCCTACACCGAGATCCGCGAGGAGCTGGAGGGCCTGACCGGCGCCATCAACGGCGCTTTCGGAAACTTCGACTGGACCCCGGTGCGCTACATCCACCGGGCCGTGCCGCGCGATACGCTGGCCGCTCTCTTCCGGGGCAGTCAGGTGGGACTCGTCACGCCGCTGCGCGACGGCATGAACCTGGTGGCGAAGGAATACGTCGCCGCCCAGGATTCAGAGGACCCCGGCGTGCTGGTGCTCTCCGAGTTCGCCGGAGCGGCGGAGGACCTGATCGAAGCGCTGATCGTCAACCCCTATGACGTGGACGACATGGCCGCCGCCCTCCAGCGCGCCGTCACCATGCCCCTGGAAGAACGCCGGGAGCGCCACGCCAAGCTGATGGAGCGGGTCCGGACCAACGACGTGATCCATTGGCGCGAGCGTTTCCTGGGCGATCTCTACGAGAGCTAG
- a CDS encoding helix-turn-helix transcriptional regulator: MEKQDVSADREEKSAEALDREAEFLGRVGARVRSARTRLGMSRKMLAQASGVSERYLAQLENGAGNISILLLRQVARATAIRIEDLLGEGETDAETLSLLDAVRRTTPEERKRLFELLSEIRDAGGVDMKTGRIALIGLRGAGKSTLGRLVAERLALPFIELNREIEAESGLAVAEIFSLYGQEGYRRLEQRCLKMVVARNPAVVLAVAGGIVGEPSTYEILLKSFHAIWLRASPEEHMERVRAQGDRRPMAGNPAAMDELRAILEARERFYSRAEASLDTSGKTVDQSVTELAALIRELTPAA; this comes from the coding sequence ATGGAAAAGCAGGACGTGAGCGCCGATAGGGAAGAGAAATCCGCCGAGGCCCTGGACCGGGAAGCCGAGTTCCTGGGCCGCGTCGGCGCGCGCGTGCGCTCCGCGCGCACCCGTCTCGGCATGTCCCGCAAGATGCTGGCCCAGGCCTCCGGCGTGTCGGAGCGCTATCTGGCGCAGCTTGAGAACGGGGCCGGCAACATCTCGATCCTGCTGCTGCGCCAGGTGGCCCGCGCCACGGCGATCCGCATCGAGGACCTCCTGGGCGAGGGCGAGACCGACGCCGAGACTTTGAGCCTCCTCGACGCCGTGCGGCGCACGACGCCGGAGGAGCGCAAGCGCCTCTTCGAGCTGCTGTCGGAGATTCGCGACGCCGGCGGGGTCGACATGAAGACCGGCCGTATCGCGCTGATCGGTCTGCGCGGCGCGGGCAAGTCGACCCTGGGCCGTCTGGTGGCCGAGCGTCTTGCGCTGCCCTTCATCGAACTGAACCGGGAGATAGAGGCCGAGAGCGGCCTCGCCGTCGCCGAGATCTTCTCGCTCTATGGGCAGGAGGGGTACCGGCGGCTGGAGCAGCGCTGCCTGAAGATGGTGGTGGCGCGCAACCCGGCGGTGGTGCTGGCCGTCGCCGGCGGCATCGTGGGCGAGCCCTCGACCTATGAGATCCTCCTGAAATCCTTCCACGCGATCTGGCTGCGCGCCAGCCCGGAAGAGCACATGGAGCGGGTGCGCGCCCAGGGCGACCGCCGCCCCATGGCCGGAAACCCGGCGGCGATGGACGAGCTGCGTGCGATCCTGGAGGCGCGCGAGCGCTTCTATTCCCGCGCGGAGGCCAGCCTCGACACCTCCGGCAAGACGGTCGACCAAAGCGTCACCGAACTGGCCGCGCTGATCCGCGAACTCACCCCCGCCGCCTGA
- the boxB gene encoding benzoyl-CoA 2,3-epoxidase subunit BoxB has product MIETLDVNYDTLIPNNVGLADDRRVLKALERWHPGYINWWNDMGPEGFQEAMVYLRTAVSVDPKGWAKFGYVKMPEYRWGILLAPQEEDRKIGFGEHKGEPAWQEVPGEYRGMLRRLLVIQGDTEPASVEQQRHLGKTAPSLYDMRNLFQVNVEEGRHLWAMIYLLQKYFGADGREEANELLNRRSGDEDKPRMLGAFNEETPDWLSFFMFTYFTDRDGKMQLESLAQSGFDPLSRTCRFMLTEEAHHMFVGETGVGRTIQRTCEAMKEAGIEDPYDIEAVRALGVIDLPTLQKKANLHYTLSLDLFGSEVSTNAANAYNAGLKGRYQEDKIDDDHRLLDATYPVSKVVDGKVELVDEPALTALNMRLRDDYSADAAKGVGRWNKIIEKAGINFQITLPHVAFHRQIGAFADVEATPDGLLISKEDFAAKRDQWLPSKEDGEFISSLMKPVTEAGQYANWIAAPRIGIDNKPGDFEYVQIHG; this is encoded by the coding sequence ATGATCGAAACGCTGGACGTCAACTACGACACCCTGATCCCCAACAACGTCGGGCTCGCCGACGACCGCCGGGTCCTGAAGGCGCTGGAGCGCTGGCATCCGGGCTACATCAACTGGTGGAACGACATGGGGCCGGAGGGCTTTCAGGAGGCCATGGTCTACCTGCGCACCGCGGTGTCCGTGGACCCCAAGGGCTGGGCCAAGTTCGGCTATGTGAAGATGCCGGAATACCGCTGGGGCATCCTGCTGGCGCCGCAGGAGGAGGACCGCAAGATCGGCTTCGGTGAGCACAAGGGCGAGCCCGCCTGGCAGGAAGTGCCGGGCGAGTACCGCGGCATGCTGCGCCGCCTGCTGGTCATCCAGGGCGACACCGAGCCCGCCTCGGTCGAACAGCAGCGCCACCTGGGCAAGACCGCACCCTCGCTCTACGACATGCGCAACCTCTTCCAGGTCAACGTGGAGGAGGGCCGTCACCTCTGGGCCATGATCTACCTGCTGCAGAAGTACTTCGGCGCGGACGGCCGGGAGGAGGCGAACGAGCTTCTGAACCGCCGCTCCGGCGACGAGGACAAGCCGCGCATGCTGGGCGCCTTCAACGAGGAGACCCCGGACTGGCTCTCCTTCTTCATGTTCACCTACTTCACCGATCGTGACGGCAAGATGCAGCTGGAAAGCCTCGCGCAGTCCGGTTTCGATCCGTTGTCGCGCACCTGCCGCTTCATGCTGACCGAGGAAGCCCACCACATGTTCGTGGGCGAGACCGGCGTGGGCCGCACCATCCAGCGGACCTGCGAGGCCATGAAGGAGGCCGGCATCGAAGACCCCTACGACATCGAGGCCGTGCGCGCGCTGGGCGTCATCGACCTGCCGACCCTGCAGAAGAAGGCCAACCTGCACTACACGCTGTCGCTCGACCTCTTCGGGTCCGAGGTCTCGACCAATGCCGCCAACGCCTACAACGCCGGTCTGAAGGGCCGCTACCAGGAGGACAAGATCGACGACGATCACCGTCTTCTGGACGCGACCTACCCGGTCTCCAAGGTCGTGGACGGCAAGGTGGAGCTGGTCGACGAGCCTGCGCTCACCGCCCTCAACATGCGCCTGCGCGACGACTACAGCGCGGACGCCGCGAAGGGCGTTGGCCGCTGGAACAAGATCATCGAGAAGGCCGGGATCAACTTCCAGATCACCCTGCCGCACGTCGCCTTCCACCGTCAGATCGGCGCCTTCGCCGATGTCGAGGCGACGCCGGATGGCCTCCTCATCTCCAAGGAGGATTTCGCTGCCAAGCGCGACCAGTGGCTGCCCTCCAAGGAGGACGGCGAGTTCATCAGCTCGCTGATGAAGCCGGTTACCGAGGCCGGGCAGTACGCCAACTGGATCGCCGCGCCGCGCATCGGAATCGACAACAAGCCCGGCGATTTCGAGTACGTTCAGATTCACGGGTAA
- the boxA gene encoding benzoyl-CoA 2,3-epoxidase subunit BoxA, with product MSAESSGSPMKQHLIDPEICIRCYTCEEMCPIDAITHNDDNVVVDAEICDYCMACIAPCPTGSIDNWRLVMEPYSLEEQFSWDELPEQEDLGEADSGELAEAMEEEITKLLAEAHAGTGGKAVAPASASKPSINLFSRQNPAVATVQGNHRITDPETGSDVRHIILSLGEQSMPVLEGQSVGVIPPGEQENGKPHDIRLYSISSSRDGEKPNANNIALTVKREEKGVCSNYLCDLKKGDEVKLTGPFGGTFLMPGDVSANIVMICTGTGSAPFRAFTERRRRAMPGAPGKLVLYFGARTPGELPYFGPLKKVPASLLEQHQVFSRLEDKPKEYVQDRMRKTGDSLAELLRDERTHIFICGLKGMENGVDEALSDICREHGMSWSDLKPEMRSSGRYHVETY from the coding sequence ATGAGCGCCGAGAGCAGCGGCTCGCCGATGAAGCAGCACCTGATCGATCCTGAGATCTGCATCCGCTGCTACACCTGCGAGGAGATGTGTCCCATCGACGCCATCACCCACAACGACGACAACGTCGTGGTGGATGCGGAGATCTGCGACTACTGCATGGCCTGCATCGCCCCCTGTCCGACCGGCTCCATCGACAACTGGCGTCTGGTCATGGAGCCCTATTCGCTGGAGGAGCAGTTCTCCTGGGACGAGCTGCCCGAGCAGGAGGACCTGGGCGAGGCCGACAGCGGCGAGCTGGCCGAGGCCATGGAGGAGGAGATCACCAAGCTGCTGGCCGAGGCCCACGCCGGGACCGGCGGCAAGGCGGTGGCCCCCGCCTCCGCCTCCAAGCCCTCGATCAACCTCTTCAGCCGCCAGAACCCGGCCGTGGCGACGGTGCAGGGCAACCACCGCATCACCGACCCGGAGACGGGATCGGACGTGCGCCACATCATCCTCTCGCTGGGCGAGCAGTCCATGCCGGTCCTGGAAGGCCAGTCGGTCGGCGTGATCCCGCCGGGCGAGCAGGAGAACGGCAAGCCCCATGACATCCGCCTCTATTCCATCTCCTCCTCGCGCGACGGCGAGAAGCCCAACGCCAACAACATCGCGCTCACGGTCAAGCGGGAGGAAAAGGGCGTCTGCTCCAACTACCTCTGCGACCTGAAGAAGGGCGACGAGGTGAAGCTGACGGGCCCCTTCGGCGGCACCTTCCTGATGCCGGGCGACGTCTCGGCCAACATCGTCATGATCTGCACCGGCACGGGCTCCGCGCCCTTCCGCGCCTTCACCGAGCGCCGCCGCCGCGCCATGCCCGGCGCGCCCGGCAAGCTGGTGCTCTACTTCGGCGCGCGCACGCCGGGCGAGCTGCCCTATTTCGGGCCCCTGAAGAAGGTGCCCGCATCGCTGCTGGAGCAGCACCAGGTCTTCTCCCGCCTGGAGGATAAGCCCAAGGAGTACGTGCAGGACCGCATGCGCAAGACCGGCGACAGCCTCGCCGAGCTGCTGCGCGACGAGCGGACCCACATCTTCATCTGTGGCCTGAAGGGCATGGAGAACGGCGTGGACGAAGCCCTATCCGATATCTGCCGCGAACATGGTATGAGCTGGTCCGACCTGAAGCCTGAGATGCGGAGCAGCGGACGCTACCATGTCGAAACCTACTGA
- a CDS encoding glycoside hydrolase family 15 protein encodes MSDLNLGLIGNCTISALIDRDASIVWSCLPRFDGDPVFHGLLGSGSDAGRQETAAKGKGRDGVFAIELEGQTASEQSYVANTAVLRTVLHAPSGSVEIIDFCPRFKARGRSFRPQMIVRRLKPLGGTPRVRVRVRPRFNYGTKAPRITSGSNHVRYVDDATTLRLTSDLPIDYLLGETLFNLDEPVNMILGPDETLGDGPAAIAESFEKETVAYWRVWTHRLALPLDWQDAVIRASITLKLCSYEPTGAIVAAMTTSIPESPNSERNWDYRYCWVRDAFFVVRALNSLAAVQTMETYFRWLMNVVANAKDGHIQPVYGIGLEDALVERIEPALTGYQGMGPVRIGNQAYEHFQHDTYGNIILGAAQAFFDRRLIMTVGEGEFRRLEALGEQAFRLHDQPDAGLWELRTRARVHTSSSLMCWAACDRLAKIAGQLGLGERAGFWSARAKTIKEAILKRAWSDKRQAFVESFEGESLDASVLLMAEVGFLDPKDPRFIATVERIEEVLGHGPFMLRYEEADDFGKPETAFNICAFWRLDALVRIGRKDEAREIFDALLAARTPLGLMSEDTDTTTGAPWGNFPQTYSMVGIINGAVRLSRPWEHVI; translated from the coding sequence GTGAGCGACCTGAACCTGGGGCTGATCGGAAACTGCACCATCTCCGCGCTGATCGACAGAGACGCCTCCATCGTCTGGAGCTGCCTGCCGCGCTTCGACGGGGACCCGGTGTTCCATGGCCTTCTGGGCAGCGGCAGCGATGCCGGAAGACAGGAGACGGCCGCCAAGGGCAAGGGCCGGGACGGGGTCTTCGCCATCGAACTGGAAGGTCAGACCGCCAGCGAACAGAGTTACGTCGCCAACACGGCGGTGCTGCGGACCGTGCTGCACGCGCCCTCGGGCTCGGTCGAGATCATCGACTTCTGTCCTCGCTTCAAGGCGCGCGGGCGCAGTTTCCGTCCGCAGATGATCGTGCGCCGCCTGAAGCCGCTCGGCGGCACGCCGCGCGTCCGCGTTCGCGTGCGCCCGCGCTTCAACTACGGCACCAAGGCGCCGCGCATCACCTCCGGCTCCAACCATGTCCGCTACGTGGACGACGCGACCACGCTCCGGCTCACCAGCGACCTGCCGATCGACTATCTGCTGGGCGAGACGCTCTTTAATCTGGACGAGCCGGTGAACATGATCCTGGGGCCGGACGAGACGCTGGGCGACGGCCCGGCGGCCATCGCCGAGAGCTTCGAGAAGGAGACCGTCGCCTACTGGCGGGTCTGGACGCACCGCCTCGCGCTGCCGCTCGACTGGCAGGACGCGGTGATCCGCGCCTCCATCACGCTGAAGCTCTGCTCCTACGAGCCGACCGGCGCCATCGTCGCGGCCATGACCACGTCGATCCCGGAATCGCCGAACTCGGAGCGCAACTGGGACTACCGCTACTGCTGGGTGCGCGACGCCTTCTTCGTGGTGCGCGCGCTCAACAGCCTTGCCGCCGTCCAGACCATGGAGACCTACTTCCGCTGGCTGATGAACGTGGTGGCCAACGCCAAGGACGGGCACATCCAGCCGGTCTACGGGATCGGCCTGGAAGACGCCCTGGTCGAGCGCATCGAACCGGCGCTGACCGGTTATCAGGGCATGGGCCCCGTGCGCATCGGCAATCAGGCCTACGAGCATTTCCAGCACGACACCTACGGCAACATCATCCTGGGCGCGGCCCAGGCCTTCTTCGACCGCCGCCTGATCATGACGGTGGGCGAGGGCGAGTTCCGCCGGCTGGAGGCTCTGGGCGAGCAGGCCTTCAGGCTGCACGACCAGCCCGACGCCGGGCTCTGGGAACTGCGCACCCGGGCGCGGGTCCACACCTCCTCCAGCCTCATGTGCTGGGCGGCCTGCGACCGCCTCGCCAAGATCGCCGGTCAGCTTGGCCTGGGCGAGCGCGCCGGTTTCTGGAGCGCGCGCGCCAAGACCATCAAGGAAGCGATCCTGAAGCGCGCCTGGTCGGACAAGCGCCAGGCCTTCGTGGAATCCTTCGAGGGCGAGAGCCTCGACGCCTCGGTCCTGCTGATGGCCGAGGTCGGCTTCCTCGACCCCAAGGACCCGCGGTTCATCGCGACGGTGGAGCGCATCGAGGAGGTGCTGGGCCACGGCCCCTTCATGCTGCGCTACGAGGAGGCGGACGACTTCGGCAAGCCGGAGACCGCCTTCAACATCTGCGCCTTCTGGCGGCTCGACGCGCTGGTGCGCATCGGGCGCAAGGACGAGGCGCGGGAGATCTTCGACGCGCTGCTGGCCGCGCGCACGCCGCTGGGTCTGATGTCCGAGGACACCGACACCACCACGGGCGCGCCCTGGGGCAACTTCCCGCAGACCTACTCCATGGTCGGGATCATCAACGGCGCCGTCAGACTGTCGCGGCCCTGGGAGCATGTCATATGA
- the boxC gene encoding 2,3-epoxybenzoyl-CoA dihydrolase — MRIDFQTDPSKYRHWRIETDGERADLVMDVDEKAGLFEGYELKLNSYDLGVDIELYDAIQRLRFEHPEVKVVVLRSGKEKVFCAGANIRMLAGSEHAHKVNFCKFTNETRNSMEDASEHSGQKYMAAVTGACAGGGYELALATDRILLTDDGSSSVALPEVPLLAVLPGTGGLTRVTDKRKVRRDRADVFCSIEEGIKGKKAADWRLVDAVVPNSKFAETVKEEAGKLAATSDRPAGEKGVTLGPLTREFGEDGVTYSCVEVSIDRAAGIANILIKEPDQEVPADLAAMKELGDAFWPLRLTRELDDAILHLRNNERSIGVITFTSAGDPKKVLAFDSFLEEHADDWLVRECRLYWTRTMKRVDMTSRSLVALIEPGSCFAGFLAEIVFACDRSFMALGAFEGDNRPEATLSLSAANFGAYPMSNGLSRLETRFLGEPESVGAAEARCGEPLDAEAAEELGLVTAAYDDIDWEDEVRIFLEERASFSPDAMTGMEANLRFAGPETMETKIFGRLTAWQNWIFQRPNAVGGEGALKRYGSGQKAQFDKERV; from the coding sequence ATGCGCATCGACTTCCAGACCGACCCCTCGAAGTATCGCCATTGGCGCATCGAGACCGACGGCGAGCGCGCCGATCTGGTCATGGACGTCGACGAGAAGGCGGGCCTGTTCGAGGGCTATGAGCTGAAGCTCAACTCCTACGATCTGGGCGTCGATATCGAGCTCTACGATGCGATCCAGCGCCTGCGCTTCGAGCATCCCGAGGTCAAGGTGGTGGTGCTGCGCTCGGGCAAGGAGAAGGTCTTCTGCGCGGGCGCCAACATCCGCATGCTGGCGGGCTCCGAGCATGCCCACAAGGTCAACTTCTGCAAGTTCACCAACGAGACGCGCAACTCCATGGAGGACGCCAGCGAGCACAGCGGCCAGAAGTACATGGCGGCGGTGACCGGCGCCTGCGCGGGCGGCGGCTACGAACTGGCGCTGGCGACCGACCGCATCCTGCTGACCGACGACGGCTCCTCCTCCGTGGCGCTGCCCGAGGTGCCGCTGCTGGCCGTTTTGCCGGGCACCGGCGGCCTGACGCGCGTCACCGACAAGCGCAAGGTGCGCCGCGACCGCGCCGACGTTTTCTGTTCCATCGAGGAAGGCATCAAGGGCAAGAAGGCCGCCGACTGGCGGCTGGTGGACGCCGTGGTGCCCAACTCCAAGTTCGCCGAGACCGTGAAGGAGGAGGCCGGCAAGCTGGCCGCGACCTCCGACCGGCCCGCGGGCGAGAAGGGCGTGACGCTGGGGCCGCTCACCCGAGAGTTCGGCGAGGACGGCGTCACCTATTCCTGCGTCGAGGTTTCGATCGACCGCGCCGCCGGGATCGCCAACATCCTGATCAAGGAGCCCGATCAGGAGGTTCCCGCCGACCTGGCCGCCATGAAGGAACTGGGCGATGCCTTCTGGCCGCTGCGCCTGACGCGCGAGCTGGACGACGCGATCCTGCATCTGCGCAACAACGAGCGCTCCATCGGCGTCATCACCTTCACCAGCGCGGGCGACCCTAAGAAGGTCCTGGCCTTCGACTCCTTCCTGGAAGAACACGCGGACGACTGGCTGGTGCGCGAGTGCCGACTCTACTGGACGCGCACCATGAAGCGGGTCGACATGACCTCGCGCTCTCTGGTGGCGCTGATCGAGCCGGGCAGCTGCTTTGCCGGCTTCCTGGCGGAGATCGTCTTCGCCTGCGACCGCAGCTTCATGGCGCTGGGCGCCTTCGAGGGCGACAACCGCCCGGAGGCGACCCTGAGCCTTTCGGCTGCCAACTTCGGCGCCTATCCCATGTCCAACGGCCTGTCGCGGCTTGAGACCCGTTTCCTGGGCGAGCCCGAGAGCGTCGGCGCCGCCGAGGCCAGGTGCGGCGAGCCCCTGGACGCCGAGGCCGCCGAGGAACTGGGCCTGGTGACGGCCGCCTACGACGACATCGATTGGGAGGACGAAGTCCGCATCTTCCTGGAAGAGCGCGCCTCCTTCTCCCCCGACGCCATGACCGGCATGGAGGCCAACCTGCGCTTTGCCGGGCCTGAGACCATGGAGACCAAGATCTTCGGGCGGCTGACCGCCTGGCAGAACTGGATTTTCCAGCGCCCCAACGCCGTCGGCGGCGAGGGCGCGCTGAAGCGCTACGGCAGCGGCCAGAAGGCCCAATTCGACAAGGAGCGCGTGTAA
- a CDS encoding thioesterase family protein has product MSKPTDHRERGVRGMRPAGAFRDLDAPRVAAQVPLIREITVGWGDCDPAQIAYTANIPAWGLLAVEAWYKACLGVNWYEINLDHGVGTPFVSLGFDFVSPVTPRAPLLVSVYVERLGRSSLSHLVEARQEDAVCFYGRTTAAFVGANEMKAVAIPDNMRASIEDYLARQGPLPEWKSRT; this is encoded by the coding sequence ATGTCGAAACCTACTGACCACCGCGAGCGCGGCGTAAGGGGCATGCGCCCCGCCGGAGCCTTTCGCGACCTCGATGCGCCCCGCGTGGCCGCCCAGGTGCCGCTGATCCGGGAGATCACCGTCGGCTGGGGCGACTGCGACCCGGCGCAGATCGCCTACACCGCCAACATCCCCGCCTGGGGACTGCTGGCCGTGGAGGCCTGGTACAAGGCCTGTCTGGGCGTCAACTGGTACGAGATCAACCTGGACCACGGCGTCGGCACGCCCTTCGTCTCGCTGGGCTTCGACTTCGTCTCTCCGGTGACGCCGCGCGCGCCGCTGCTGGTCTCGGTCTATGTCGAACGTCTGGGGCGCTCCTCCCTCAGCCATCTGGTCGAGGCGCGCCAGGAGGATGCGGTCTGCTTCTACGGCCGCACCACCGCCGCCTTCGTCGGCGCCAACGAGATGAAGGCCGTGGCGATTCCGGATAACATGAGAGCCTCGATCGAGGACTATCTGGCCCGTCAGGGGCCCTTGCCCGAATGGAAAAGCAGGACGTGA